In a single window of the Nocardioides sp. L-11A genome:
- a CDS encoding DUF6234 family protein — protein MPRTPLSDRDHPALLSTLLEALASATVVGIALFLPLLQFGAYFCIGGGCGGPDTDAIHLYRVLVTVLAAAAVLTLVLAVRRRARPAIRWHVAVALAGVGSAALFAVPAVDWGDLLREDPPPNPHYVPCYSGSNDCVGG, from the coding sequence ATGCCGCGCACTCCGCTGTCCGATCGCGACCATCCCGCCCTCCTCTCGACCCTGCTCGAAGCGCTCGCCTCGGCGACCGTCGTCGGGATCGCCCTGTTCCTGCCGCTCCTGCAGTTCGGCGCCTACTTCTGCATCGGCGGCGGGTGCGGCGGCCCGGACACCGACGCGATCCACCTCTACCGGGTGCTCGTGACGGTGCTGGCCGCAGCGGCCGTCCTCACCCTGGTCCTGGCGGTGCGGCGCCGGGCCCGGCCGGCGATCCGGTGGCACGTCGCCGTGGCGCTCGCGGGGGTGGGGTCGGCGGCGCTGTTCGCGGTGCCCGCGGTGGACTGGGGCGACCTGCTGCGCGAGGACCCGCCGCCGAACCCGCACTACGTGCCCTGCTACTCGGGCTCGAACGACTGTGTCGGCGGCTGA
- the ahcY gene encoding adenosylhomocysteinase, which yields MDYKVADLSLAEFGRKEIELAEHEMPGLMAMRARYGADQPLKGARIAGSLHMTIQTAVLIETLTALGADVRWATCNIFSTQDHAAAAIVVGKDGTADAPAGTPVFAWKGETLAEYWDEAEKVFDFTDADGNKVGPNMLLDDGGDITLLVHKGVEFEKAGAVPGQDSTDNEEFKEVLRVLARSLENDPQRWTNIANGIKGVTEETTTGVLRLYDRFKEGSLLFPAINVNDSVTKSKFDNKYGCRHSLIDGINRGTDVMIAGKTAVVCGYGDVGKGSAESLRGQGARVVITEIDPICALQAAMDGYEVKRLESVVETADIFITTTGNFDIIRVEHFEKMKHQAIVGNIGHFDNEIDMAGLAKIPGIVKDEIKPQVHQWIFPDGKKVIVLSEGRLLNLGNATGHPSFVMSNSFTNQVLAQVELFTKLEEYPIGVYVLPKHLDEEVARLHLDAIGVELTELTPAQADYLGVPVEGPFKSDHYRY from the coding sequence ATGGACTACAAGGTTGCTGATCTGAGCCTGGCCGAGTTCGGCCGCAAGGAGATCGAGCTCGCCGAGCACGAGATGCCCGGCCTGATGGCGATGCGCGCGCGGTACGGCGCGGACCAGCCGCTGAAGGGCGCCCGGATCGCCGGATCGCTGCACATGACCATCCAGACCGCCGTCCTCATCGAGACGCTCACCGCGCTCGGTGCCGACGTCCGCTGGGCGACCTGCAACATCTTCTCCACGCAGGACCACGCCGCGGCGGCCATCGTCGTCGGCAAGGACGGCACCGCCGACGCGCCCGCCGGCACGCCCGTCTTCGCCTGGAAGGGCGAGACCCTGGCGGAGTACTGGGACGAGGCCGAGAAGGTCTTCGACTTCACCGACGCCGACGGCAACAAGGTCGGCCCCAACATGCTGCTCGACGACGGCGGCGACATCACCCTGCTGGTCCACAAGGGCGTCGAGTTCGAGAAGGCCGGTGCGGTGCCCGGTCAGGACTCCACCGACAACGAGGAGTTCAAGGAGGTCCTCCGGGTCCTCGCCCGCTCGCTCGAGAACGACCCGCAGCGCTGGACCAATATCGCCAACGGCATCAAGGGCGTCACCGAGGAGACCACCACCGGTGTGCTCCGCCTCTACGACCGCTTCAAGGAGGGCTCGCTCCTCTTCCCGGCGATCAACGTCAACGACTCGGTCACCAAGTCGAAGTTCGACAACAAGTACGGCTGCCGCCACTCGCTCATCGACGGCATCAACCGCGGCACCGACGTCATGATCGCCGGCAAGACGGCCGTCGTGTGCGGCTACGGCGACGTGGGCAAGGGCTCCGCGGAGTCGCTGCGCGGCCAGGGCGCCCGTGTCGTCATCACCGAGATCGACCCGATCTGCGCGCTGCAGGCCGCGATGGACGGCTACGAGGTCAAGCGCCTCGAGTCGGTCGTCGAGACCGCGGACATCTTCATCACCACGACGGGCAACTTCGACATCATCCGGGTCGAGCACTTCGAGAAGATGAAGCACCAGGCCATCGTCGGCAACATCGGCCACTTCGACAACGAGATCGACATGGCCGGCCTCGCGAAGATCCCGGGCATCGTCAAGGACGAGATCAAGCCCCAGGTCCACCAGTGGATCTTCCCCGATGGCAAGAAGGTCATCGTGCTCTCCGAGGGCCGTCTGCTCAACCTCGGCAACGCGACCGGCCACCCGTCGTTCGTCATGTCGAACTCGTTCACCAACCAGGTCCTGGCGCAGGTCGAGCTCTTCACCAAGCTCGAGGAGTACCCGATCGGCGTCTACGTGCTGCCCAAGCACCTCGACGAGGAGGTCGCCCGGCTGCACCTCGACGCCATCGGCGTCGAGCTGACCGAGCTCACCCCGGCCCAGGCCGACTACCTCGGCGTCCCGGTCGAGGGCCCGTTCAAGTCGGACCACTACCGGTACTAG
- a CDS encoding type II toxin-antitoxin system VapB family antitoxin, whose translation MAKTLIEVDESLMADAMVATGQTTKRGTVTEALEQAVRKARALDYLERLQEGVASSLDDPEVVAQAQR comes from the coding sequence ATGGCGAAGACGTTGATCGAGGTGGACGAGAGCCTGATGGCGGACGCGATGGTGGCGACTGGTCAAACGACGAAGCGCGGCACCGTGACCGAGGCATTGGAGCAGGCGGTCCGCAAGGCGCGCGCGCTCGACTACCTCGAGCGGTTGCAGGAGGGCGTCGCGAGCAGCCTTGATGACCCGGAGGTCGTCGCACAAGCTCAGCGATGA
- the mtrA gene encoding MtrAB system response regulator MtrA, producing MTPPTSAPYPTKGRVLVVDDDAPLAEMLGIVLGQEGFESRVCPRGDQALAAFRDYRPDLVLLDLMLPGKDGIDVCKEIRAESGVPIVMLTAKGDTVDVVVGLESGADDYVVKPFKPKELVARIRARVRRTEAVPQETLTIRDVEIDVAGHAVTRGGREISLTPLEFDLLLCLARKPGQVFTRQVLLEEVWGYQHAADTRLVNVHVQRLRSKVEHDPEHPEIVLTVRGVGYKAGSG from the coding sequence ATGACCCCGCCCACCAGCGCGCCGTACCCGACCAAGGGACGCGTCCTCGTCGTCGACGACGATGCGCCGCTGGCGGAGATGCTCGGCATCGTGCTGGGGCAGGAGGGCTTCGAGAGCCGGGTCTGCCCGCGCGGCGACCAGGCGCTGGCGGCGTTCCGTGACTACCGGCCCGACCTGGTGCTGCTCGACCTGATGCTGCCCGGCAAGGACGGCATCGACGTGTGCAAGGAGATCCGGGCCGAGTCGGGGGTCCCGATCGTCATGCTGACGGCCAAGGGCGACACGGTCGACGTGGTCGTCGGCCTGGAGTCGGGTGCCGACGACTACGTCGTCAAGCCGTTCAAGCCCAAGGAGCTGGTCGCCCGGATCCGGGCCCGGGTACGCCGCACCGAGGCGGTGCCGCAGGAGACGCTCACCATCCGCGACGTCGAGATCGACGTGGCCGGCCACGCGGTCACGCGCGGGGGGCGTGAGATCTCCCTGACGCCGCTGGAGTTCGACCTGCTCCTCTGCCTGGCCCGCAAGCCGGGGCAGGTGTTCACGCGCCAGGTGCTGCTGGAGGAGGTCTGGGGCTACCAGCACGCCGCGGACACCCGCCTGGTCAACGTGCACGTGCAGCGGCTGCGGTCCAAGGTCGAGCACGACCCGGAGCATCCCGAGATCGTGCTGACGGTGCGCGGTGTCGGCTACAAGGCCGGCTCCGGGTGA
- the mtrB gene encoding MtrAB system histidine kinase MtrB, translating to MLAVLRRCWAWLAPRLRRALTFWRRSIQARVVVSTVVLSAVVVSGVGWILLQQTREGLLRHRVDVVLGEVDAEVADAQDRLEAASGREGNAGRQQRDLVDPIIERGDSRGYAVVLAGPEEEGPPLRTGGGEYTSGLDLRSVPLALEEHFDGPLRATAWTYTEIVRSTGTGADSRITSEPGIVVGSQVQLPSDGQTYTLYFLFPLAEEQDTLNLVTRALLTAAGLLLVLVAGVTWLVTRQVVSPIRMAREVAERLAAGRLQERLQVTGEDDIARLAYSFNQMATSLQRQIRQLEELSWVQRRFVSDVSHELRTPLTTVRMASDVLHDARESFDPATARSAELMQAELDRFENLLVDLLEISRFDAGAAVLATENVNLGDLVRRVVDAARPLADQRGLRVLVEEPDVPVRADVDVRRIERIVRNLVTNAIDHALADDPTEAVLVRLASDEESAAITVRDHGIGLAPGEASMVFNRFWRSDPARTRTSGGTGLGLAIAQEDAHLHGGWLQAWGRTGQGAQFRLTVPRHAGGTLRHSPLPLVPEDAVSSDAAVVVGPRSVVPDPEEGR from the coding sequence GTGCTCGCGGTGCTGCGCCGGTGCTGGGCGTGGCTGGCGCCCCGGCTGCGCCGGGCGCTGACCTTCTGGCGCCGCTCGATCCAGGCGCGGGTCGTGGTCAGCACCGTCGTGCTGTCCGCCGTGGTGGTCAGCGGTGTCGGCTGGATCCTGCTCCAACAGACCCGGGAGGGCCTGCTGCGGCACCGCGTCGACGTCGTCCTCGGCGAGGTGGACGCGGAGGTCGCCGACGCCCAGGACCGGCTGGAGGCGGCGTCGGGGCGCGAGGGCAATGCCGGCCGCCAGCAGCGCGACCTGGTCGACCCGATCATCGAGCGCGGCGACAGCCGCGGGTACGCCGTCGTGCTGGCCGGCCCCGAGGAGGAGGGTCCGCCACTGCGGACCGGCGGCGGCGAGTACACCAGCGGCCTGGACCTGAGAAGTGTTCCCCTCGCGCTCGAGGAGCATTTCGACGGCCCACTGCGCGCGACCGCGTGGACCTACACCGAGATCGTCCGCTCGACGGGCACCGGGGCCGACTCCCGGATCACGAGCGAGCCCGGGATCGTCGTCGGCTCGCAGGTCCAGCTGCCGTCGGACGGCCAGACCTACACGCTCTACTTCCTCTTCCCGCTCGCGGAGGAGCAGGACACGCTCAACCTGGTGACCCGGGCATTGCTGACCGCAGCGGGCCTGCTGCTGGTGCTCGTCGCCGGCGTGACCTGGCTGGTGACCCGGCAGGTGGTCAGCCCGATCCGGATGGCCCGCGAGGTCGCGGAGCGGCTCGCCGCCGGGCGGCTCCAGGAGCGGCTCCAGGTCACCGGCGAGGACGACATCGCCCGGCTGGCGTACTCCTTCAACCAGATGGCGACCAGCCTGCAGCGTCAGATCCGCCAGCTCGAGGAGCTGAGCTGGGTCCAGCGCCGGTTCGTGTCCGACGTGTCCCACGAGCTGCGCACGCCGCTCACCACGGTCCGGATGGCCTCCGACGTGCTCCATGACGCCCGGGAGAGCTTCGACCCCGCCACCGCCCGCTCCGCCGAGCTCATGCAGGCCGAGCTCGACCGGTTCGAGAACCTCCTGGTCGACCTGCTGGAGATCAGCCGCTTCGACGCCGGTGCTGCGGTCCTCGCCACGGAGAACGTCAACCTCGGCGACCTGGTACGCCGCGTGGTCGACGCCGCGCGCCCGCTGGCCGACCAGCGCGGCCTGCGCGTGCTCGTGGAGGAGCCGGACGTCCCGGTCCGGGCCGACGTCGACGTGCGTCGCATCGAGCGGATCGTGCGCAACCTGGTCACCAACGCCATCGACCACGCCCTGGCCGACGATCCCACCGAGGCCGTCCTCGTGCGGCTCGCCTCGGACGAGGAGTCGGCGGCGATCACGGTGCGCGACCACGGCATCGGCCTGGCGCCGGGGGAGGCGTCGATGGTGTTCAACCGGTTCTGGCGCTCCGACCCGGCCCGGACCCGGACCAGTGGCGGCACCGGGCTCGGGCTCGCGATCGCCCAGGAGGACGCCCACCTGCACGGCGGCTGGCTGCAGGCCTGGGGGAGGACCGGGCAGGGGGCGCAGTTCCGCCTCACCGTGCCGCGGCACGCCGGCGGGACCCTGCGTCACAGCCCACTGCCGCTGGTGCCCGAGGACGCCGTGTCGAGCGACGCGGCGGTCGTGGTGGGACCGCGGAGCGTCGTACCGGACCCGGAGGAGGGGCGATGA
- a CDS encoding LpqB family beta-propeller domain-containing protein, translating into MRPAAPRRSAARRSSVALAVLVAVLALALVGCTSLPTSGPVVPGRGADHGATRRASDIDARPPLSGASRTEVVAGFLDAMTAWPVQTSVAKQYLTAEAAAGWDPEQETIVYSDSLPVRESAGTVSVRLTAADRLDAVGAWRGAMTTDELTLDFRVSIEDGQYRIADPPDALVVPAGWFRQRHRQVSLYYFDPIAQILVPEPVFVPEGDQLATSLVSGLLAGPPPRARGVVRSFLPSGLTVGLSVPVDDAGVADIALVGEPQAITAQQAELMLAQLAWTLRQDPSVTALRVSIDGTDLPLPGGVSQYSVEAAAVLGPAGPGGGRTLFGVSQGRLVTGSIDGDLVPATGVFGDEGAGLDSVAVALDNQQAAAVDLDGGRVRLARVQRSAAEPAAQTLLSGGRYARPAFDHADRLWVLERRREGAVVWLYDPQDEDVVRAVRVPGITGSRARELVVSRDGTRLVGIVRTPEGDRAVGARVLIGGRGQVQRAGRPFVVREAEGSRVTDLAWSGPIRLGLLTATAPGKLYEVDVVAADGATVGVDVMSTIVTGKVRGLAASPVEDAPMLAVYADQYIDVVRQERHAVDPELTQLDYTG; encoded by the coding sequence ATGAGGCCCGCCGCTCCGCGCCGGAGCGCCGCGCGGAGGAGTTCGGTGGCGCTCGCCGTCCTGGTCGCCGTGCTGGCCCTGGCGCTGGTCGGCTGCACCTCGCTGCCCACGTCCGGCCCGGTCGTGCCGGGCCGGGGCGCCGACCACGGCGCCACCCGCCGCGCGAGCGACATCGACGCCCGGCCGCCGCTCTCGGGGGCGTCGCGGACCGAGGTCGTCGCCGGCTTCCTGGACGCGATGACCGCCTGGCCGGTGCAGACCAGTGTCGCCAAGCAGTACCTCACCGCCGAGGCCGCCGCCGGCTGGGACCCGGAGCAGGAGACCATCGTCTACAGCGACTCGCTGCCCGTGCGGGAGAGCGCGGGCACGGTATCGGTGCGACTGACCGCCGCCGACCGGCTCGACGCGGTCGGCGCCTGGCGGGGTGCGATGACGACCGACGAGCTCACCTTGGACTTCCGGGTCAGCATCGAGGACGGGCAGTACCGGATCGCGGACCCGCCCGACGCCCTCGTCGTCCCGGCCGGATGGTTCCGGCAGCGCCATCGTCAGGTCTCGCTCTACTACTTCGACCCGATCGCGCAGATCCTCGTCCCCGAGCCCGTCTTCGTGCCCGAGGGCGACCAGCTCGCGACCAGCCTGGTCTCCGGCCTGCTCGCCGGACCGCCACCGCGGGCCCGGGGCGTCGTACGCTCGTTCCTGCCGTCCGGGCTCACGGTCGGCCTGTCCGTACCGGTCGACGACGCCGGGGTCGCCGACATCGCGCTCGTGGGCGAGCCCCAGGCGATCACGGCCCAGCAGGCCGAGCTGATGCTCGCGCAGCTGGCGTGGACGCTGCGCCAGGATCCGTCGGTCACCGCGCTGCGGGTCAGCATCGACGGCACCGACCTGCCCCTGCCGGGCGGGGTCTCCCAGTACTCCGTCGAGGCGGCCGCGGTGCTCGGTCCCGCCGGTCCCGGCGGGGGGCGCACCCTCTTCGGCGTGAGTCAGGGCCGGCTGGTCACGGGCAGTATCGACGGCGATCTGGTACCGGCCACGGGAGTGTTCGGCGACGAGGGGGCCGGGCTCGACTCCGTCGCGGTCGCCCTCGACAACCAGCAGGCGGCCGCGGTCGACCTCGACGGCGGCCGGGTCCGACTGGCCCGGGTGCAGCGGTCGGCCGCCGAGCCGGCCGCGCAGACCCTGCTGTCCGGCGGACGCTACGCCCGTCCGGCCTTCGACCACGCCGATCGGCTCTGGGTCCTCGAGCGGCGCCGGGAGGGGGCGGTCGTATGGCTCTACGACCCGCAGGACGAGGACGTGGTCCGTGCCGTACGGGTGCCCGGGATCACCGGCAGCCGCGCCCGCGAACTGGTCGTGAGCCGCGACGGGACCCGCCTCGTGGGGATCGTCCGGACCCCCGAGGGGGACCGGGCCGTCGGCGCGCGCGTGCTGATCGGCGGTCGAGGACAGGTCCAGCGCGCCGGACGGCCGTTCGTCGTCCGCGAGGCCGAGGGCAGCCGGGTCACCGATCTCGCCTGGAGCGGTCCGATCCGGCTGGGCCTGCTGACGGCCACGGCGCCCGGCAAGCTCTACGAGGTCGATGTCGTCGCCGCCGACGGAGCCACGGTCGGGGTCGACGTGATGTCGACGATCGTCACCGGCAAGGTCCGCGGGCTCGCCGCGTCGCCCGTCGAGGACGCCCCGATGCTCGCCGTGTACGCCGACCAGTACATCGACGTCGTCCGCCAGGAACGCCACGCCGTCGACCCGGAGCTGACCCAGCTCGACTACACCGGCTGA
- a CDS encoding phosphoribosyltransferase family protein: MRSLPLLADGFVDLVLGSRCVGCERPGRPLCAVCHATLPGEASPRWPTPCPEGLAPPYAAGGYDGVLRALVLAHKERRVLALTAPLGQLLAVAVAGAVAGADRGGAAAPLVLVPVPSRPASVRQRGHDPTLAMTRAAARRWGPDAVTARLLRLRPGVVDQAGLDAAARVANLAGSMTAPAAAVRRLARRRPRAHVVVCDDVLTTGATLREAQRALEAAGVPVLAAAVVAATARRGPTAAAVSPG, from the coding sequence ATGAGATCGCTTCCGCTGCTCGCCGACGGCTTCGTCGACCTGGTGCTCGGCTCCCGCTGCGTGGGTTGTGAGCGACCGGGGCGGCCGCTGTGCGCCGTGTGCCACGCGACGCTGCCGGGGGAGGCGAGCCCGCGGTGGCCGACGCCGTGTCCCGAGGGACTGGCGCCACCGTACGCCGCCGGCGGCTACGACGGCGTCCTGCGGGCGCTCGTCCTCGCGCACAAGGAGCGACGGGTGCTCGCCCTCACCGCGCCGCTCGGGCAGCTCCTCGCCGTGGCGGTGGCGGGTGCCGTCGCGGGTGCTGACCGCGGTGGCGCAGCGGCCCCGCTCGTGCTGGTGCCCGTCCCGTCCCGGCCGGCGAGCGTGCGCCAACGCGGCCACGACCCCACCCTCGCCATGACCCGCGCCGCCGCGCGGCGGTGGGGCCCTGACGCCGTGACCGCACGGTTGCTCCGCCTCCGGCCGGGCGTCGTCGACCAGGCCGGCCTCGACGCCGCCGCCCGGGTCGCGAACCTCGCCGGCTCGATGACCGCCCCCGCGGCCGCCGTACGCCGCCTCGCCCGGCGCCGTCCGCGGGCGCATGTCGTCGTCTGCGACGACGTCCTCACCACCGGCGCGACCCTGCGCGAGGCGCAACGCGCCCTCGAGGCGGCCGGTGTTCCGGTGCTCGCGGCGGCGGTGGTCGCGGCCACGGCCCGGCGCGGACCGACCGCCGCCGCGGTGTCCCCGGGCTGA